The sequence CCCTGACTTTTTCATCTTTGAGCATCTTATCCCTGATCAGGGTCTCAAGGTCTTTTGATCCTGTCTCCAGTTTTTTCTGGATCAGCCCATACCTTTCCAGTTCTTCTTCGGAGATGGATCTCTCTTCCTGCTGAACGATCTCATCAACCACAAAACGCAGTTCAATCGAAGAATTTTTAATGCTTTTCTCAATAAAGCCTCTGAGTGTGTAGACCTCATTATTGGTGATCTTGCTCCTGAGCAATGAAGAAATACGAATCCCTATCGAAGTGTGATCACCTTCTGAGAACAGAAGGTCATAATAATAGTTTCCATATGATCTACCACCACCAAAAGCATATCTGCCTTTAAGATAGATCAGATTGACCGTGGCATTGAGCTTCAGGGCATTGCTGAAGATCCCAATAACTGAGGCTGGTGAATAGACCGGATATGTGACATCTTGATCGTCCATGTGATTGACTGTCGTTTTAAAAAAGCTTGAGAAGCAAAGGTATTGCTAATTGAACTTAAATAAAATAGCCGTGTTTACATATCCTGAAAAGGTGAGCTTTTAAATTGAATGCAACAATTACCTATACTTTAAAAGAATATAGAAAGTATGTCGTTTTCTAACTTTTGGCTTCAACCATTACAAAATTTCAGTTGCTATAGAAATAAAAAAATCCCCAAATAATATGGGGATAAAAACTAATAACCATGAAAACCTTTTTACAAGTATTTCCTTTGCAAAATTATGTAAACTAAATACATTTTAAAATCTTCATTGGTGTTAATTGTATTTTAAAAAAGACCTGATTATCTTAATGTTTCCTAAAAAGAATGAAATTATTTTACAGTCGAACATCAAGGTCTGATCCTTTGGAATGAAAAAACTAAATAAGTTTTAATAATTCCTCAGCCACTTTTTCAGATGAGGCAGGATTTTGTCCTGTGATCAGTCTTCCGTCAACCACAGCGTAAGGAGCCCAATTTTCAACTTTACTGTATGATCCGCCATTCTGTTTCAGCATATCTTCAACGAGGAACGGAACAACATCAGTTAACTGTACTGCCTCTTCCTCAGTATTGGTGAATCCGGTAACATTTTTATCCTTTACCAGATACTCACCATCTATTTTCACATCCTTCAGAACTCCTGGTGCGTGGCAAACGAATGCTACAGGCTTATCATTGCTGTAAAAATCAACAATTAATTCCTGAGAAACCTTGTCTTCCGCCAGATCCCATAAAGGACCGTGACCACCAGGATAGAATACCGCATCAAAGTCTTTACTTTTGACTTCGGATAATTTGTGGGTGTTTTTTAATTTGTCCTTTAATACCTGATCATCATCCATTCTGCGTGTAGCATAAGTCTGAGCTGTAGGATCTTCACTCTTCGGATCAATTGGAGGCTGACCACCCTTTGGAGATGCCAATGTAATTTCAACCCCTTTATCAGATAATGCATAATATGGCGCTGCTAGCTCTTCCGTCCAAAATCCCGTCTTTTGACCTGTATTTCCTAATTCATCGTGACTCGTAAGCACGAATAAAACTTTTTTGCTCATTGTTATATCTGTTTAATTGATTACTACAAAGTTGGAATTTACCTGTGTTTTTGACACAGGATCAACGTCACTTTTTTCATGTGATCCTGATCACACATTTTGCGAATCATACCAATGAAAATTATTTTATGTGTCATAGAGTTCCCTTATTCTGGAAGACGCTAAGACCTTCGATCTTGTTATTGATGGTCTTATATACGATCTCGACTGAAAAACTTGACAGTTCATACAATACAAACTTTAGTCCATCCTTAGAGGTTTCACTGATGACCCTTCCTTCGGCCAAGGCCAATTCGTATTGAGATCGCATGGGCAGATTTTTAAAATCGTAGTAAGAAATAGACATAACTAGTATTTTATTTTTTTTTGATATTATAGTTCATTGATCAATCGGAAGGTCAAATTAATTCGTTCCTTCATGGGTATTGTAGATTTAGCGATCCGGTGTTCCCAGTTTTCCTGAAGGTCACCCTTCATAATGAGCAGTGAACCGTTTGGGAGTGGTAGGCTGTATTTGCTCTGATGATGGTCTTTTTTTCTGAAATCAAAGTTTCTGGTCTGCCCAAGGCTGATGGACGCAATAACAGGACGCTTTCCATACCTGCTTTCCTTATCCCTGTGCCAGGCTACTGAATCATTGTTGTCCCGATAGAGATTTAATAGAACCCCATTGAACCTATAACCGAATTCTTTTTCAATTCTTTCTTTTAATGCCAGCAACTCCGAAGTCCAGGGATTGGTATCTGATGTATTATTATCAGCCGATTGGTAAGATTTTTTGTCATCACCATACCAGGCGGTCAGTCGTGGTGTTATGACGGTCTTATCATACATCTTCTGAGTACGCTGTTCCCATGGTGCTGTTTGAAGCAGATGATCTTTTAACCGATCTGCCTCTTCAGTGCTCAGGAAATTTTCTTTGTATTCCAAAAGATCTTTTGGAAATTCGTAAAATTCTTCTGTGTCAAATAAACTTAGCTGCATGGGAATATTGATTGATAAAAATTATTTAATGGAAGAGACTTTGTCGTCCAATTCTTTGATACTGGTTTTAAGTTCCTGTAACACTGTATTGATATAGGTCTCGTTTGTCTTTCCCGGTTTATAATTTTCCGGAAGGATCCCACGCACATATTTCCATACCTCAAAAACATTTTCAAGAGGGATCTCGTAAGGCTCATAAAATGTATTGTCAGCCGAGACAATAACTGACTTTTTCGTCTGCTTGACCAATGTCTTGTAGGTGATGCCTTCTGAAGTGACGAAAATATATTCCTTTCCAGGTTTCAGGTCGGTCAATTGTTCTATGTATTCGCCTATAATATAGGAACCGTCTGCAAAAGGAGGCATCGAATCACCATCCGCCAGAAAAGCCCTGTATTTTCCATTTTTCAAAAAGGGAAGTTTCATTCGGGAAAGCTTATCAATATAATCTGCATCACTGAAACCTTTCAGATAACCCATCGATGCTTTCTGTGGTACGATCTCGATAAAATTCTCCCCTTCAGAATCTACGGTGATCGGCAATACCACCCTGTTCTCCGGTAGCTTCATCATATTGTCCACCGGGTATTTGCTGATATCCAAAGTCAGCAGCAGATCGATGCTCACATTGAAGAATTTGGAGATCCTGATCAGGATCTCGTAAGGTGCCTCTGAACGCCCGTCCTCGTATTTTGAATACCGCACTCTACTCATCCCTAGACTTTCTGCGAAGCTCTGCTGGGATAAATTTTTCTTATGCCTTAGAAGCCTGATGTTTTCTGAAAATATTGACATTGATACAATTTGTATCCGCAAATATAATAAAAAAGATACATAATGTATCTAATTTTGTCAAATGGAAAGAGCAATTGCACATATGGATCTGGACACGTTCTTTGTCTCCTGTGAACGGCTGAAAAACTCCGAATTGGAGAAACAGCCGATAATCATTGGAGGTGGTGATCGTGGTGTGGTGGCATCTTGCTCATATGAGGTTCGGAAATTTGGAGTGCGCTCGGCGATGCCGATAAAAATGGCTTTGAGGTTATGTCCTGAAGCAAAAGTGATCAAGGGGGATATGGAACATTACTCCAATATGTCCCATTTGGTGACCGAGGTCATTCAGGAAAAAGTACCGGTGTTGGAGAAAGCCAGCATCGATGAATTTTATCTTGACCTTTCAGGAATGGACAAGTTCTTCGGCTGCTTTCAATGGACCAATGAGATTGTCGATGCGGTTACAAAAAATACCGGCTTGCCGATCAGCTTTGCTTTATCCACTAATAAGACAGTTTCCAAGATCGGGACCGGTGAATCGAAGCCTACGGGAAGATTTGAAGTGAAAGAGGCCAATATCCAAAATTTTTTAAATCCGCTGTCCATCAAAAAGATTCCGATGGTCGGACCTGAAACATTCAACCTGTTTTCACGACTGGGTGTCAAGACCATAAAGACCCTTTCTGAAATGCCCATTGACGTACTACAAGAACTGGTCGGAAAGAATGGAATGGTACTTTGGAAGAAAGCCCATGGCATCGATGAAACCCCTGTAATCCCCTACTCTGAAAGAAAGTCGATCTCCACGGAGGATACATTTGCTCAGGATACGATCGATATACTGAAGATCAGAAGCATTCTATCGGGTATGGTGGAAAAACTGGCTTATCAGCTGAGGCAGGAAAAGTGGCTGACCTCAACCGTTTCCGTGAAGATCAGATATTCCAATTTCGATACGGAGACCAAACAATGCAGGATACCCTATACTTCTGCGGACCATACCCTTCTCAGATATGTCCTTGAATTGTTCAAGAAGGTCTATACCAGAAGAATGAGGATCCGATTGATCGGTGTCAGATTTACCGGGCTGGTGCATGGGCTTCATCAAATGGATCTTTTCGAAGACACGGAAGAAATGATCTCCCTGTATCAGACAATGGATCATATCAAGAACAGGTTTGGAAGCTCAAGTGTAGGAAGGGCATCGGGTTTTTTAAAATAAATTTTTATTTATGTTTCTTAATTGCCATACTTATCACAGTTTACGTTATGGAACCATCTCTGTTGAAGACCTGGTTCAGCTGGCTGTTGATTATCAACTAAAAGTGTTGGCATTGACGGATATCAATACCGTGACCGGTATCTATCAGTTTTACAAACTTTGTCAGGAAAAAGGAATCAAACCGATTGTCGGGATGGATATCAGGGTTGAAAATGAACAATACTACATCTGTCTTGCCAAAAACCCAAAAGGCATCGCAGAGGTCAACAGGCTTTTAACCAATTACAATTATGAAGGAATCGAGATCGCTAAAGCTAATCCAGAACTGAAAGATAGTTTTGTAATCTATCCCTTAACAAATATTCCTGAAAAACTGCTGGAACATGAATTTATCGGGATCAGGCAGGATGAGCTCAATCGGTTGTTCGATCCTGAATTGAAAGCTTTAACCCATAAAATGGTTATCCTCCATCCGGTAACCTTTAAGACGGATGAAGAATATGAATTGCATAAGGTTCTGAGGGCAATAGCAGGCAACACTTTATTCACTAAACTCACAGAGGATGATTATTGTAAAAGCAATGAGAACTTTATCGGTAAAAGAGGACTGTTAGAGAAGTATTCCCAATATCCGGAGATCATTGAAAACACAAAATATATTGTTGATGAATGCAGTTTTGACTTTGACTTTAAAACACCCAAAAACAAAAAATATTATACCGAAAATAAGGAAAATGATTTTAAATTATTGAAAAAACTGGCTTATGAGGGCCTAGACAAAAGATATCCTGATGATAACGTACAGGCAAAGGCAAGAGTGGATAAAGAACTGGCAGTGATCGATCAACTTAATTTCTGTGGCTATTTTTTGATCACCTGGGATATTGTCCAGTACAGCAACCGGATGGACTTTATGCATGTTGGTCGTGGCAGCGGTGCCAATTCCATTGTGAGCTACTGCATCGGGATCACGGACATATGCCCATTGGAACTTGACCTTTATTTTGAAAGGTTTTTAAATCTTAACAGGAAGACACCTCCGGACTTTGATCTGGATTGGAGTTGGAAGAATAGGGATACTATTTTGGAATATATCTTTAAAAAATATGGAAAAAACCATGTAGCCTTTTGCGGGACCAATGTTGAATTTAAAAGCAGATCGAGATTCAGGGAATTGGGGAAAGTTTTCGGGCTGCCCAAAGAAGAACTGGATTTACTTTCCAAAAAACCAAAAGACCAGCACGATCAGAATTCCATCGTTCAGGAAATTTATAAATATGAAAAACTATTGGTCGGCTTTCCCAATCAGAGAAGCATGCATTCCTGCGGCATCCTTATATCCGAGGATCCGATCACCAATTACTCTGCTTTGGAGTTTCCTCCAAAGGAATTCCCTATCGTGCAGTTCGATATGCATACGGCTGAAGATATCGGACTGGAAAAGTTTGACATTCTGTCTCAGAGAGGATTGGGAACCATCAAAGATACGGTCAAACTGATCGAAGAAAAAAGAGGGATTATTGTTGACATTGAAGATACAAGGATTTCCAAAGGTGAGACCAAGTGCAATGAATTCCTGAGCATTGGAAAGACCATCGGATGCTTTTACATAGAATCCCCAGCGATGCGGGGTTTATTGAGAAGACTGAAATGTGATAATTATAAAGTCCTGGTAGCCGCCTCATCTATCATCCGACCCGGTGTAGCACAGAGTGGTATGATGCGGGAATATATATTCCGGCATAACCATCCTGATCAATTTGAATATTTTCACGAGGTCTTTGAAAAAGAATTGGGTGAAACCTATGGTATTATGGTGTATCAGGAGGACGTGATAAAAATCGCACTTCATTTTGGGGGTGTTTCTGCGGAAAATGGGGATGTACTAAGAAGAGCCATGAGCGGCAAGGGCCGTTCATTATCCGCCCTGCAAAAATTAAAAGATGATTTTTTTGAATCGTGCAAGAAAAAGGGTCATCCTGAAAAATTGTCCCAAGAAGTGTATCGCCAGATCGAATCCTTTGCAGGATACTCATTCTGTAAAGCCCACTCGGCTTCCTATGCGGTGGAAAGTTATCAGAGTCTTTATCTGAAAGCCTACTACCCTATTGAATTTATGGTTTCTGCCATCAACAACGGCGGTGGATTTTATAGAACGGAAGTTTATGTGCACGAAGCTAAAATGGCAGGAGCGACCATTCATAATCCTTGTGTCAACCTCAGTGAATTCCAGACGACGGTCTATGGAACAGAAGTATACCTAGGCCTGATGCACATCGAAAAATTAGAGGCTACGGTCAAGCAGTTCATTCCTGAAGAAAGAAAAAACAATCGAGACTATAAGTCGCTTGAAGATTTTGTGAAAAGAGTTTCTATAGGCATCGAAACATTACAGACTCTTATTTTCATCGGAGCTTTCAGATTCACAGGAAAACAAAAACATGAACTGCTGATCGAGGCCAGATTCCTGTTCTCTAAAGGTCAGTACAGAACTAAAATTATTTCTTTATTTGACGAGCCTCAAAAGGATTATATGTTACCGGTTATTCAGAGAGACCGGTTTGAAGATGCTTTTGATGAAATTGAGATATTGGGCTTTCCCGTCTCCTTTTCTATATTTGATCTGCTGAAAACAAGATACAGGGGTCACGTTTTAGTAAAGGATCTTTTAAAATATCATAAAAGACAAGTCAAGATGCTGGCGTATCTGATATCAAGAAAGCATGTGCCTATCAAAAAGAAAGATCATCCCGGCAAGAAAGACGACATGTACTTCGGGACCTGGATCGATGCTGATGGTCAGTATTTTGACACAGCTCATTTTCCGGATAGTCTTAGAAAATTTCCTTTCAAAGAAGGGGGAATTTATTTGTTGCTCGGAACGGTTGAGGTCGATTACCATTTTCCTACGGTCACCATTACCAAGATGGCAAAGATGCCGATCATTGCCGACCCCCGATATTCCATGGATGAGGAAAAATCTCAGGCAATTGAAAGGAGCCTTAGGGAAGACGTGAGTATGACCTCCCGTAAACCTTATCCGCAGGAATTCGAGATAGGATTGCCGAGAACCAAGATGAACTGATCCTTTATACCCATTTACTTCAAGTGATTAATATCAGTTCATTACTAATTTTCAAATTGTATATTTGCGAAGATTAGATTTTGAAATATCTTATTTCCATATTTATTATTTTCACGATTGCAATACGACCGATATTGCCGTTGGTTAATTAAAGCAAAGCCGGAAATAATGTGTAATGGTAAATGTTATGTTTCCAAACAACTTGCAAGATCCAATCAGGAACAGTCGACCCAAAACTCTCAAAAGATTACTGCTCCGACAATCGATGTCTTCCTGACGACAGAAGAATTTAAATTTTTTGTCTCAGACATTAGTTTCGCTCATTCTCATTCTATCAGTACGTTCTGTACCGATTTTTACAACTCCATACTTTATACAAACATATTTCATCCGCCCCTGGCTTAATTGATACTTCCTCTTAAGAAGATAAAACCTATTAATTAGTCATCAAGCAATGAAATTAAAATCAACAGCAGCATCCTTTTTTGTGATGTTTGCAAGTCTTGTGTATGCACAGCAGACTGGTAGAGACCAGAAGCAAATCTCAAAAAAAGCGGATCTCCGAAAAGTAAAGGTTATCAATACTTATGATCCGGTATGCAAAATGAAAAGCGAGGATCAGATTTCCGATACGGCGCTTTACAGGAAAAGGATCTACGGATTCTGCAGCTCGCATTGCAAAGACAGGTTCAAACAAAATCCGGAAAAATATTTAAAATAGCGTTTTCTTTTTAAACAAAGGAAATGATATTTCTATGGGAAAGATCTTACCTGTTTCTGGAGAAGAGATAGTTCTTGTAATGTTATGACAGAAAATTATTATATCAAACTGTCTTTTATTTTGTCTGAAGCTTTTACAGGAAAAATGCAACTTGTTTTTCCAGATTAGTAACAGCCTTTTTCCAAGATCTTTTTGTCAAGCCATATCTTTTCCTAAAAAACTGAGGATGGACGGTCACATCATGTGTTTCCAAAAAGTCCGATGCACCGCTCCCCTCTTTATCACAATAAATAATTTAAAATCTTAATCTATAAAACAAAGAAAATTTACAAATTCTTATCAATGGCCTTTTTTGTAATGACCTTACTGACTGTTTCATCTTGTAGAAACAATGATGATGACGAAGTTCAGGACTCAACGCCTGGAAAACTACAGGTAAAGTTCGAAAATGGGTTCAACAATCTGGGTGGCATTGTTATTAATCAGACGACACAGACCTCTTCAAACGGACAAAAACACCAGTTTTCTACACTTAAATACGTGATCAGCAACATCGTATTGATCGATGAGAACGGCGGTGAGTTCAAATACAACTACAACAATCCTGACAAATTGGCATTTATCATCGATCAGGCCGAGGCACTTGCAGGGATCAACTACATCAACCTTACCGAAATTCCAAAGAACAATTACAAAAAAATCAGAATTGGATTGGGGATCAGTCAAAACGCTTATCTGATCGGACAGGACGGACAGGGAATTTTCTGGCAAAAAGCCAAGACAGCTGGTATGGCGTGGTCTTGGGCTGCAGGCTATATCTTTACGAAGTTGGAAGGTAAATACGGATCTTTAAAAGCTGATACGGAATTTATGAACCACTGTGGAAATATGGGTGATACAACGGCCAATGGGACTGCTGACCTTTACAGGGAGGTGACCTTGGATCTTCCGACCACTGCAAGAGTAAGCAAGGACATTACGCCTTCGATCCATATCCTTGCTGACTTAAATCAATATTTAAGCGGACAGACAGCATTGACTTTAGATAATACCAATAATATGGCGATGGGTTCTAACCAGCATTTGGTTAATGTAACCAACAACCTGACAAAAATGTTTAAAGTAGACCACGTTCACAATGATTAAACATTGTTATCAATCCAAAAGAGAGCAAACAGGCTCTCTTTTGATTTTTCTTTTTTTGCTATTGGCAATTCTAAATTCCTGTTCAGATGAATACGAAGGAATTCCCATTGATAAAGACGAAGCGTATGATCTGGAAAAACCCAGCGGTTTTCCTGAAATGACCTTTGACATCACCGGAAATCCAATTACTGTAAACGGCGTTGCTTTAGGAAAGAAATTATTCTATGAAGGGAAACTATCCCGAAACAATACTATATCCTGTGGATTCTGCCACATCCAGGAATATGCTTTCACCCATCACGGACATCCTGTGAGCCACGGGATAGATGATAAACTGGGGATCATAAATGCACCGGCCATTCAGAATATGGTTTTTCTCAAAAATTTTTCTTGGGACGGAGTAAGCCATAATCTGGACGAGAGGTCGCTCGTTCCAATTACGACAGATTTCGAGATGGATAGCTCTTTACCGGAAGTGGTAGGAAAACTGAATGCAGATGCCAACTACAAAAAGATGTTCAAGGCAGCTTACGGTGACGACAATATTACCGGGGAACGTGTGCTGAAAGCAATCTCTCAGTTTATGAGAACGATGATCTCCGCAGATTCCAAATATGACCGTCACAAAAAAGGAACAGCCAGTTTCACCAGCGAGGAATCTCAGGGAATGGCACTTTTTCAGAATAAATGCTCAAGTTGCCACAGCGGAGAACTCTTTACAGACGAAAGTTACAGGAATACAGGAATGTATTACAACGCTCAGTACGATGACCGGGGAAGGTACCGTGTGACACTGGACTGGAACGACAATATGAAATTCAGGGTTCCGAGTCTCAGAAATGTAGAACATACAGCACCCTATATGCACGACGGACGTTTTTACACGTTGGAAGCGGTTCTTAATTTCTATTCGGACAATGTCGAAGACCAGCCGAATCTTGATCCACTTTTAAAACAAAACGGGCACGTCGGAATCTCAATGACCAGCTTGGAAAAACAAAATATCAGCGCTTTCCTTAAAACCTTGAGCGACCAGAATTTTATAACCAATAAAAAATTTGCAGAATAATGAAGAAATTCATTTTAATTATATTTTCAGTTATTAATATTTCCATTTTAGCGGCTGAAAAAGACAGTCTTTACATTCCAAGATATGAATCTCAGGCTTACACCTCTTTAAAAACTCAGGAATTCTTCTGTGACGCTTGCGGATGTGCTGCCGGAAACGGATCTTCAGGTTTTGAATCTTTATTGAATCCTCAGTTCATCGGCATCAAATATTTTGCACAGCATTATAAAGCGAAAGAAAACCTTTTCACGAATGATCTGACCCAGGACCAGTATTTTAATACGATCCAGATCTGGGGGAAAATTCCGGTTACCAATAAATTGAGCGTATATGCGAGCCTCCCATTTAATTTCCACGAGAAGAAAACCCTTCAAGGTGATATCAAAGTAAGTGGCATCGGTGATGCCAGCTTAATGGGAATCTATGAACTGATGAAATCAAAAAACACTTTCCATCAGCTCAATGGTGGGATCGGTGTAAAGATCCCATTAGGTAAATTTGATGAAAAAGGGATCACAGGCGTCAATCCAAGTTTTCAGCTGGGAACAGGAAGTTGGGATTATCAGATGGCTTTAAGCTACAAATATCAGAAAAGCCTGTTTGCGTTACTGGTCAATACAGATTATACCCTTAAAACAGAGAACAAGAAGCATTATCAGTTCGGAAACCAGTGGAATTATGTGGTCACAGGATTCCACAGGATCTGGAAAAATGAAAACAGCAATATTTCAGGAAAACTGGGGCTACAGGGTGAGGTCTATGACTGGAACAAACAATTTGGAGAGGTTATGCCTCGAACGGCCGGAAGTGCACTATACGGGAAGCTGGGATTTGAGGCGTCCTACAAGAAATTCAGTTTGGGAAGCGAATTGATGTTGCCCGCTTATACCAATCTGGCAAGTGGAGATATTGAAGCGAGATCAAGATTCAGTTTGTTTGTGAACTTTGGTTTATGATCCAACTATGAAAACATTTATATAAATGTATCTTGCCATTTTTAATTGATAGAGTCAGGTTCTTAACTGTTTTAGTTTTGCGTTGACAAAAATCAGTACTTTTGAAACGATAGAATTTGAAGACACTCTAAATAATAAACCCTGCACTAAATGCAGGGTTTAAACTTTAACAGAATTTATTTCTTTGATTCTTCAACAGAAACTTTTCTGAAATCCTTGAACAGTTTGCTTAACTCTAAAGCTGATTTCCTTGCTCTTGTTCCCGCTGCCTTGTTTCCTTTTTCAGATTGCTGGCTGGCTTCATTTGAAAATGCTTCAAACTCTGCATTGATCTTTTCGATAAGTTCTTTCATAACGTAATGATAAAAATTAAATTGAATGGCAAATATAATAGTTTATACACTCACTCCCCTATCGATACAATAAAATCAACTTCATCAAATTTCAAAGAGATTTCATTTCGACGTTTAGCAAATATTAAATTCTGTATTTAAAACTTTAATTTTTATTTTGATTTCGATGTGAAATAATGATCATTATTACCATCAGAATTAAAGATACCAAGCTTGCATTAAAGGTACCGAGGTTTAAACCACCCTTAGATATGGATTTTGTCAGAAAATCACCGAAAGTTGCTCCGAATGGTCTTGTAAAAATAAATGCAATCCAAAATAATACAATACGGTTGATCTTTGCGAAATAGTGAAGAAGGACTACCATAAGTACGACAGCTCCTGTGATAACAGCCCCGACCCAATAACTAAAACCTAAATTATCACTGATAAAATCTCCAAAAGCTGTTCCCAAACTGTTGGAGAAAAGAATAGCAACCCAATAATAGATTTCTTTATTGATTTCGAAAACAGGATATACTTCGAGATTTTTATACTTTTTATACCATAAAAGAAGGGTCATTATTAGACCGCCTCCCAAAATCAAGCTGCCCAACAGATAACCTGCCTTCAATGTTCTGTCTATATAATCCGAGATCTCAGTTCCCAATGTTGTCGTAGCAATGATAACAATCCAGTAAATAAAAGGAATATACCTTTTTACATTCAACTGAACGGAAATGCTGATTAGAAAAAGTAACACCGTAATCGCAATTCCCACGGTGTAACCGAGGTTGAGTGTCATGGAAATAAAATCGCCCAAAGTTTTCCCTAAAGTAGTTGCCACAATTTTCATCAGCCAAAAAGGATGGTTACCGATGCTACTTGTTAAGTACTTTCATCATTTTTTCTTCAAAGTTGAGATCCCAGTTTGAAGAAATTTAGAATTTCATTCTTTTTACAGAATCTATTTTTCTTTCATTTTTCCATTTTTGAATCTCTCACTGG is a genomic window of Chryseobacterium nakagawai containing:
- a CDS encoding YHS domain-containing protein — its product is MKLKSTAASFFVMFASLVYAQQTGRDQKQISKKADLRKVKVINTYDPVCKMKSEDQISDTALYRKRIYGFCSSHCKDRFKQNPEKYLK
- a CDS encoding XRE family transcriptional regulator, coding for MSIFSENIRLLRHKKNLSQQSFAESLGMSRVRYSKYEDGRSEAPYEILIRISKFFNVSIDLLLTLDISKYPVDNMMKLPENRVVLPITVDSEGENFIEIVPQKASMGYLKGFSDADYIDKLSRMKLPFLKNGKYRAFLADGDSMPPFADGSYIIGEYIEQLTDLKPGKEYIFVTSEGITYKTLVKQTKKSVIVSADNTFYEPYEIPLENVFEVWKYVRGILPENYKPGKTNETYINTVLQELKTSIKELDDKVSSIK
- a CDS encoding DNA polymerase III subunit alpha, translating into MFLNCHTYHSLRYGTISVEDLVQLAVDYQLKVLALTDINTVTGIYQFYKLCQEKGIKPIVGMDIRVENEQYYICLAKNPKGIAEVNRLLTNYNYEGIEIAKANPELKDSFVIYPLTNIPEKLLEHEFIGIRQDELNRLFDPELKALTHKMVILHPVTFKTDEEYELHKVLRAIAGNTLFTKLTEDDYCKSNENFIGKRGLLEKYSQYPEIIENTKYIVDECSFDFDFKTPKNKKYYTENKENDFKLLKKLAYEGLDKRYPDDNVQAKARVDKELAVIDQLNFCGYFLITWDIVQYSNRMDFMHVGRGSGANSIVSYCIGITDICPLELDLYFERFLNLNRKTPPDFDLDWSWKNRDTILEYIFKKYGKNHVAFCGTNVEFKSRSRFRELGKVFGLPKEELDLLSKKPKDQHDQNSIVQEIYKYEKLLVGFPNQRSMHSCGILISEDPITNYSALEFPPKEFPIVQFDMHTAEDIGLEKFDILSQRGLGTIKDTVKLIEEKRGIIVDIEDTRISKGETKCNEFLSIGKTIGCFYIESPAMRGLLRRLKCDNYKVLVAASSIIRPGVAQSGMMREYIFRHNHPDQFEYFHEVFEKELGETYGIMVYQEDVIKIALHFGGVSAENGDVLRRAMSGKGRSLSALQKLKDDFFESCKKKGHPEKLSQEVYRQIESFAGYSFCKAHSASYAVESYQSLYLKAYYPIEFMVSAINNGGGFYRTEVYVHEAKMAGATIHNPCVNLSEFQTTVYGTEVYLGLMHIEKLEATVKQFIPEERKNNRDYKSLEDFVKRVSIGIETLQTLIFIGAFRFTGKQKHELLIEARFLFSKGQYRTKIISLFDEPQKDYMLPVIQRDRFEDAFDEIEILGFPVSFSIFDLLKTRYRGHVLVKDLLKYHKRQVKMLAYLISRKHVPIKKKDHPGKKDDMYFGTWIDADGQYFDTAHFPDSLRKFPFKEGGIYLLLGTVEVDYHFPTVTITKMAKMPIIADPRYSMDEEKSQAIERSLREDVSMTSRKPYPQEFEIGLPRTKMN
- a CDS encoding alpha-ketoglutarate-dependent dioxygenase AlkB family protein, which produces MQLSLFDTEEFYEFPKDLLEYKENFLSTEEADRLKDHLLQTAPWEQRTQKMYDKTVITPRLTAWYGDDKKSYQSADNNTSDTNPWTSELLALKERIEKEFGYRFNGVLLNLYRDNNDSVAWHRDKESRYGKRPVIASISLGQTRNFDFRKKDHHQSKYSLPLPNGSLLIMKGDLQENWEHRIAKSTIPMKERINLTFRLINEL
- a CDS encoding type 1 glutamine amidotransferase domain-containing protein, giving the protein MSKKVLFVLTSHDELGNTGQKTGFWTEELAAPYYALSDKGVEITLASPKGGQPPIDPKSEDPTAQTYATRRMDDDQVLKDKLKNTHKLSEVKSKDFDAVFYPGGHGPLWDLAEDKVSQELIVDFYSNDKPVAFVCHAPGVLKDVKIDGEYLVKDKNVTGFTNTEEEAVQLTDVVPFLVEDMLKQNGGSYSKVENWAPYAVVDGRLITGQNPASSEKVAEELLKLI
- the dinB gene encoding DNA polymerase IV; this translates as MERAIAHMDLDTFFVSCERLKNSELEKQPIIIGGGDRGVVASCSYEVRKFGVRSAMPIKMALRLCPEAKVIKGDMEHYSNMSHLVTEVIQEKVPVLEKASIDEFYLDLSGMDKFFGCFQWTNEIVDAVTKNTGLPISFALSTNKTVSKIGTGESKPTGRFEVKEANIQNFLNPLSIKKIPMVGPETFNLFSRLGVKTIKTLSEMPIDVLQELVGKNGMVLWKKAHGIDETPVIPYSERKSISTEDTFAQDTIDILKIRSILSGMVEKLAYQLRQEKWLTSTVSVKIRYSNFDTETKQCRIPYTSADHTLLRYVLELFKKVYTRRMRIRLIGVRFTGLVHGLHQMDLFEDTEEMISLYQTMDHIKNRFGSSSVGRASGFLK
- a CDS encoding MbnP family protein translates to MAFFVMTLLTVSSCRNNDDDEVQDSTPGKLQVKFENGFNNLGGIVINQTTQTSSNGQKHQFSTLKYVISNIVLIDENGGEFKYNYNNPDKLAFIIDQAEALAGINYINLTEIPKNNYKKIRIGLGISQNAYLIGQDGQGIFWQKAKTAGMAWSWAAGYIFTKLEGKYGSLKADTEFMNHCGNMGDTTANGTADLYREVTLDLPTTARVSKDITPSIHILADLNQYLSGQTALTLDNTNNMAMGSNQHLVNVTNNLTKMFKVDHVHND